Within Thermomicrobiales bacterium, the genomic segment TGCTGGCCGGCTGACCGCTCAGCGTCATCGTCGGCTGGCCATCGTCACTGCCGAATACCGCCGTGTCGCGGCAGGTGCTGTACGAGCCGCTGACGCGCTCCAGCTCGCCATCCGGAAGCGGGTATGGCGCTGGCTCCGGCGCGGACGGCAGGCCGAGCAGCTCGGTCGCGACCGCCTCGGCGATCTCGCGTGATGGGCCGCTTGAGACGTTGAGCAGCGCGATCACGCCGGCGTTGCGCTCCGGTAGCAGCAGCGCGTGCGAGGAGACGCCGGTGATGCCACCCGAGTGCATCAGCGCACGCTCGCCACGGAAGTTGTCCGTTGTGCCCCAGCCAAGCGCGTAGCCCGACTCCGAATCGCGACTGATCCGCGTGCGGTGCAGCTCGCGATGCAACTGCTCCGGCACGCCCGGCAGGCTGCTCAGGTGGGCGGCGAGGTAGCGCGCCATGTCGTTCGCTGTCGAGCGATGCAGGCCGGCCGGCGCGATGATCGCACTCTGCGGCCAGGGTGCGCGGAAGGCGGGCGCACCGTCTTCATAGTCATAGAGGCTGGTCACGTCGTCCCAGCCGAGGCTCAGCGGATCGGCCATCGTCGAGCGCGTCATACCCAGCGGCCCGAAGACGTGCGCATTCATGTAGGTCGCGAACGATTCGCCGCTCAGCCGCTCGATGATCTCGCCCAGCAGTGAGAACGCGTCGTTCGAATATGAGAAGCGCTCGCCCGGCAGACCGGCCGGCTTCTCCGACATCGTTGCGATGTAGCGCAGCAGGTCGGTGGCGCTCTCCATCGGCGCGTCCGATTCCAGCCAGCCCAGCGACATCTCCAGTGCCGGTAGCACCGGCAGTCCCGAGACGTGCGACAGCAGGTGATCGAGGGTGATGTCGGCAGTTGGGAATGGCTCCGGCAGGCGCAAATCCGGCAGCAACTCGCCAGCCGGTGTGTCGAGTGTAACGCGACCATCGGCGACGAGTTGGGCAACCGCGACGGCGGTGAATGACTTGCCGAGTGAGCCGATGCCGAAGACGGTGTCCGGAGTCACCGGACGCTCCGTAGCCAGGTCAGCCGCGCCGTAGCCGCGAGCGAATATGGTCTCGCCATCGACCACGACAGCGACGCTTGCTCCGGGTACCGATTCATCCGCCATCATCGATTGGACAAGATCATCCACTGCGAGTCTGGAATCAGTCATGCGACACTACTCCCCTAATCGGCAAAGTGCTGGTACGCTGCGTCAATACACGACACAGGATCTGCTGCCCTGACGCTTGGCGTCTCCGCCTTTGGCAGATACGGTACTACACCGTCGGGGTGGGAAGGAGAGCAACGAAAGATGGTTCGGAGCGCAATGATTGGCGCACG encodes:
- a CDS encoding beta-lactamase family protein, with product MTDSRLAVDDLVQSMMADESVPGASVAVVVDGETIFARGYGAADLATERPVTPDTVFGIGSLGKSFTAVAVAQLVADGRVTLDTPAGELLPDLRLPEPFPTADITLDHLLSHVSGLPVLPALEMSLGWLESDAPMESATDLLRYIATMSEKPAGLPGERFSYSNDAFSLLGEIIERLSGESFATYMNAHVFGPLGMTRSTMADPLSLGWDDVTSLYDYEDGAPAFRAPWPQSAIIAPAGLHRSTANDMARYLAAHLSSLPGVPEQLHRELHRTRISRDSESGYALGWGTTDNFRGERALMHSGGITGVSSHALLLPERNAGVIALLNVSSGPSREIAEAVATELLGLPSAPEPAPYPLPDGELERVSGSYSTCRDTAVFGSDDGQPTMTLSGQPASSIVPSNAGEFRVTFGKRTLLAVFPTEDSPAQLATIGGRVYWRDE